The window TGCCGAGCGAGCTGGGTGCGGCGAAGACCTGCAGGAGGAGCCATGCTCCAAGAACGACAAAGGCAGGAATATAGATCCAGCGAATGAAGATGATAATAACCATAAAGACCCGCACTTTTGCGCGCGGAAAAATAAGAAGATAGGCGGCCAGCACTCCGGCGATGGCTCCCGATGCGCCGACAAGCGGTGTCGCATCGCCGGGATTAACGGCAACATGGGCCAGCGACGCCGCGATGCCGCAAAGCAGATAGAAGACAATGAAGCGTATGGCCCCCATTTTGTCTTCGACATTGTCTCCAAAGATCCACAGATAGAGCATGTTGCCGCC is drawn from Parvularculales bacterium and contains these coding sequences:
- a CDS encoding rhomboid family intramembrane serine protease, with the translated sequence MFFLPLYDDNEPESWPVVTWLFIFGCIIVFIFQLASPYDGRLFMLQYAAIPALITGQTTLPHEIAAIPPELSLVTSTFLHGGWLHLGGNMLYLWIFGDNVEDKMGAIRFIVFYLLCGIAASLAHVAVNPGDATPLVGASGAIAGVLAAYLLIFPRAKVRVFMVIIIFIRWIYIPAFVVLGAWLLLQVFAAPSSLG